The segment TTGACTGCTGCTCTACAGTACTGGGTACAGTCTTTTCACTGCGAAAATCCTGGCATTCGAGATATGCTCCAGGACATTGCGATCGAAGAGTTTGGGCACTTGGAAATGGTGGGCAAACTGATCGAATCCCATACCAAGAATGTAGACCAAACCGAAGCTTACAAGAGTTCTCTGTTTGCTGTGCGCGGGATGGGACCTCACTTCCTCGATAGCCAAGGCTCAGCTTGGACGGCTGCCTACATTAACGAAGGCGGTGATGTTGTCCGTGACTTACGCGCTAACATTGCCGCAGAAGCAGGAGCGCGACAAACTTATGAGGCGCTGATTAAACTCGCTCCAGACAAAGGAACTGAGAAAACGCTAGTCCATTTGCTAACTCGCGAAATTTCGCACACCCAAATGTTCATGAAAGCATTGGATTCTATGGGCAAACTGACTGATCCGATGTTTGGTAATATTCAACCGGATGAAACCGTGGATATTTACTACAACCTCTCTCAAAATGGTCAAGATCAGCGTGGTCCCTGGAATTCAGAACCCACGTTTAAGTATATTGCTGACCCAATGTCACAACAATCATAACCAGATCTAAATTCTCTTTCATGCTAGGAGCCTTGAAGATCAAGGCTCCGTTTTGCTATATAACCTCATGGGTCCTCGTTACTGTTCTGCCTGTGCGATCGCCATTCTCGTCTTCAATACAGAATCAGGATTCAAGCTAATCGAATCAATGCCCTGCTGAACTAGGAATTTGGCGAACTCTGGATAGTCACTGGGAGCCTGTCCACAGATGCCAATCTTACGTCCACAGCGTTTCACTTTCGCGATCGCCAGTCCGACCATTTGCTTGACCGCTTCATTACGTTCATCAAACAAATGAGCAACCAGTGAAGAATCGCGATCGAGTCCTAATGTTAACTGAGTCAGATCATTCGACCCGATCGAGAAGCCATCAAACACTTCACAGAACTGAGTCGCTAACATGACGTTACTCGGCAACTCACACATAACATATTCCCTGAGCTTCTCTAAGTCAAGTAAGAATGTGAAAAAGTGCTTCTACCATCATTGTTAGATTCATTCTAGACATCACAATTCTATCGATTCTCAATCTGATAACTTCAGTAAGTTTAGAATCGAAAATCTAAATTACATTGAGTTTCATTCCTACATTCACACCATGACAAATGTCGCGTTCATGCTTGTGAAAGAATTTGCTGTGCTAAGGGTGACCCTTTTTGGTGCAATGCCAGGAGGTACTTGGCTTCATCATACGGAACTCGGTCTTGCCAGCAACGAAATAGAATCCGAATCCACTTAAACGCCAGTGCTCGAATTGCAGCTTGATGCGTCTTTCCAGCTTGTTTCTGAGCTTGATAGAATGCCTTTGCCCAGAGGGACGCTTTGCGCGATTCATTCGCCCACTCAATGAAGGTTTGGCGTAAGAATCTCGGTGCTCCCCAACGCCAATGTATCCAACACTTTTTCCCACTGCGTTCGGTTACCGGAGCAATGCCTGCATACTGCAACAAGTCTTGGGCAGTTTGATAACGAGTGCGATCTTCTCCAAACGCCAGCAGCAATCGTGGCGCGAGGTTAGTTCCAGCATGAGGGAGCGCCGCAAAGATCGCAGCATCAGGCAGTTGATTGAATTCGCGATCTATTTGGGCTTCAAACTGACGCACCGATGTGAGCAAGCTACGAAGTTGGCTGACCAAGGCTTGCACCATGAGTTGAGACGATTCGACGATCGCCGAATCTTGCGTGAGTGGAATACCGTTGCGTAAACACTCAATTCGACGAGCATTGCAGTCTTTGTAGCGAGAATGATGCTCACAGAAAAACTGCTGCAACTGTTCATCGCTGACTTGCTGCACCGCACTCAAAGT is part of the Leptolyngbya boryana PCC 6306 genome and harbors:
- a CDS encoding manganese catalase family protein; the encoded protein is MFFHKKESIHTVNVDDANPKFAQLLLEQFGGATGELTAALQYWVQSFHCENPGIRDMLQDIAIEEFGHLEMVGKLIESHTKNVDQTEAYKSSLFAVRGMGPHFLDSQGSAWTAAYINEGGDVVRDLRANIAAEAGARQTYEALIKLAPDKGTEKTLVHLLTREISHTQMFMKALDSMGKLTDPMFGNIQPDETVDIYYNLSQNGQDQRGPWNSEPTFKYIADPMSQQS
- a CDS encoding IS110 family RNA-guided transposase, whose product is MTDMPYVALIGLDWADQKHDVCLYDCAAQTQEHCVIGARPEAIEAWAMQLRVRYGGQPIAVCLEQKRGPLIYALCKYEFLVLYPVNPQTVSKYRQVFTPSRAKDDPTDAALQVELLRKHRDKLTVWQPASPMLRKLQALVEWRRTLIEDIGRTTNRLVDVLKGYFPQAIDCFEHRDTMVFCDFLTQWSTLSAVQQVSDEQLQQFFCEHHSRYKDCNARRIECLRNGIPLTQDSAIVESSQLMVQALVSQLRSLLTSVRQFEAQIDREFNQLPDAAIFAALPHAGTNLAPRLLLAFGEDRTRYQTAQDLLQYAGIAPVTERSGKKCWIHWRWGAPRFLRQTFIEWANESRKASLWAKAFYQAQKQAGKTHQAAIRALAFKWIRILFRCWQDRVPYDEAKYLLALHQKGSPLAQQILSQA